A window of Citrus sinensis cultivar Valencia sweet orange chromosome 7, DVS_A1.0, whole genome shotgun sequence contains these coding sequences:
- the LOC102618730 gene encoding uncharacterized protein LOC102618730, whose protein sequence is MADDRDKVIRDYAVLTPQAINPGIVRPELQADNFELKPMMFQMLQIVGCYICSLTKHFSSLSHNRNPRIKIDQKSHHSATVQTIILNWTPISHRFSVSLSFRHKLFSEPSPSVRFLQGIKARGFIFGPPIAWAIGAKFVPMRKPKKLPGEIISEEYSLEYGKYVMEMHVCAVQAGERALIVDDLVAIGGTLSAAIRLLGRFVSFNFHLERCQKMVLLLEFSLEVLLEVLLLEYLH, encoded by the exons ATGGCAGATGATAGAGACAAAGTCATTAGAGATTATGCAGTGTTGACCCCTCAAGCCATAAACCCTGGAATAGTTAGACCCGAACTGCAAGCTGATAATTTTGAGCTCAAACCAATGATGTTTCAGATGCTTCAAATAGTAGG GTGTTACATTTGCTCACTCACCAAACATTTTTCCTCACTCTCTCATAATAGAAACCCTAGAATAAAAATCGATCAGAAAAGCCACCATTCTGCCACCGTCCAAACCATCATTCTCAATTGGACACCCATTTCGCATCGTTTTTCAGTCTCTTTGTCCTTTCGCCACAAGTTGTTCAGCGAACCCTCACCTTCGGTTCGATTCTTGCAAG GTATTAAAGCTAGGGGTTTTATATTTGGGCCTCCTATTGCATGGGCTATTGGGGCAAAGTTTGTTCCTATGAGGAAACCTAAGAAGCTTCCTG GGGAGATTATTTCCGAAGAGTATTCCTTGGAATATGGAAAATATGTAATGGAGATGCATGTATGTGCTGTACAAGCAGGGGAGCGTGCTTTAATAGTAGACGATCTAGTTGCAATTGGTGGGACCTTGTCTGCTGCAATCAGGCTACTTG GTCGCTttgtaagttttaattttcatttagagCGCTGTCAGAAGATGGTATTGTTACTGGAATTTTCACTGGAAGTCTTACTAGAAGTCTTGTTGTTGGAGTACTTGCATTAA